A section of the Mycolicibacterium anyangense genome encodes:
- a CDS encoding metallophosphoesterase, translating to MAVPPAVKTSALVAAGSAALAVGYATVIERNAFVVREVTMPVLTPGSTPLRVLHLSDIHMRPTQRHKQAWLRELARWEPDLVVNTGDNLSHPKAVPAVVQAIGDLLSFPGVFVFGSNDYFAPKLKNPAKYITDPDHRILGKPLPWQDLRAAFTERGWLDLTHNRREFEVAGLTIAAAGVDDAHLERDRYDTIAGAPNPIANLSLGVTHAPYTRVLDRFAADGYQLIMAGHTHGGQLCLPFYGALATNCDIDRTRAKGASRWGADTALHVSAGIGTSPYAPFRFCCRPEATLLTLVGAPTGGHDDSRNVVRSSPTASVR from the coding sequence ATGGCTGTGCCTCCAGCAGTGAAAACCTCCGCCCTCGTGGCCGCAGGTTCAGCGGCGCTCGCGGTCGGTTATGCCACGGTGATCGAACGCAACGCGTTCGTCGTGCGCGAGGTGACGATGCCGGTGCTGACCCCCGGTTCGACCCCGTTGCGGGTGCTGCACCTGTCCGATATCCACATGCGCCCCACCCAGCGGCACAAGCAGGCCTGGCTCCGTGAGCTGGCCCGCTGGGAGCCGGATCTGGTGGTCAACACCGGCGACAACCTGTCGCATCCGAAGGCCGTGCCGGCCGTCGTGCAGGCCATCGGCGACCTGCTCTCGTTCCCTGGGGTGTTCGTCTTCGGCAGCAACGACTACTTCGCCCCCAAGCTGAAGAACCCGGCGAAGTACATCACCGACCCCGACCATCGGATTCTGGGTAAGCCGTTGCCGTGGCAGGACCTTCGGGCGGCGTTCACCGAGCGGGGCTGGCTGGATCTGACCCACAACCGCCGCGAGTTCGAGGTCGCGGGTCTGACGATCGCCGCCGCCGGTGTCGACGACGCCCATTTGGAGCGCGACCGCTACGACACCATCGCCGGGGCGCCCAATCCGATCGCGAACCTCAGCCTCGGCGTGACGCACGCGCCGTATACCCGGGTGCTGGACCGGTTCGCCGCGGATGGCTACCAGCTGATCATGGCCGGGCACACCCATGGTGGGCAGCTGTGCCTGCCGTTCTACGGTGCTCTGGCCACCAACTGCGATATCGACCGCACCCGGGCCAAGGGTGCGTCGCGCTGGGGTGCGGACACCGCGCTGCATGTCTCGGCCGGCATCGGCACCTCGCCGTATGCGCCGTTCCGGTTCTGCTGCCGCCCAGAGGCCACCCTGCTCACGTTGGTCGGCGCACCGACCGGCGGCCACGACGATTCGCGAAACGTGGTGCGCTCCAGCCCCACCGCTTCTGTGCGTTGA
- the ponA2 gene encoding transglycosylase/D,D-transpeptidase PonA2 — MSERPLAGATIIKLAWCCLLASVILAALLFPVVGGLGLVSNRASDVVANGSAQLVEGEVPAVTTMVDAKGNTIAWLYSQRRFEVPSDKIADTMKLAIVSIEDKRFAEHNGVDWKGTLTGLAGYASGDADTRGGSTIEQQYVKNYQLLVIAQTDAEKRAAIETTPARKLREIRMALTLDKTFTKPEILTRYLNLVSFGNGAFGIQDAAQTYFGVDASDLNWQQAALLAGLVQSTSALNPYTNPDGALARRNLVLDTMIENLPDKADELRAAKEQPLGILAQPNELPRGCIAAGDRAFFCDYVQEYLARAGISKEQLAKGGYLIKTTLDPDIQNSAKQAVDSLAAPDIQGIASVMSVVLPGKTAHPVVAMVSNRTYGLNTAAGETMQPQPFSLVGDGAGSIFKIFTTAAALDMGLGINATLDSPVRFEAKGLGSGGAKNCPRDTWCVQNAGNYRGSMSVTDALATSPNTAFAKLISQVGVQRTVDMAVKLGLRSYAEPGTARPYDPESNESLADYIKHYNLGSFTLGPIAVNALELSNVAATLSSGGVWCPPNPIDKLYDRHGNEVAVTTETCDQVVPEGLANTLSNALSKDDVSGTAAGSASSAGWTLPMSGKTGTTEAHRSSGFLGYTNHYAAANYIYDDSPNPSDLCSWPLRQCGDGNLYGGNEPAKTWFTAMLPIAQSFGDVALPPTDPRYVDGAPGSKVPSVAGLTVDTARERLKSAGFQVADQPTPVNSAAPAGSVVGTSPGGQTVPGSIVTIQTSNGIPPAPPPPPPGAPPGLDGLPPPPAVTVVEIPGLPPITVPLLAPPPP; from the coding sequence ATGTCGGAACGCCCCCTGGCCGGCGCCACGATCATCAAGCTGGCCTGGTGCTGCCTATTGGCCAGCGTGATACTGGCGGCGCTCCTGTTCCCGGTGGTCGGCGGACTGGGCCTGGTGTCCAACCGCGCCTCCGATGTGGTGGCCAACGGATCAGCCCAACTTGTCGAGGGCGAGGTGCCCGCGGTGACGACGATGGTCGACGCCAAGGGCAACACCATCGCCTGGCTGTACTCGCAGCGCCGCTTCGAGGTCCCCAGCGACAAGATCGCCGACACGATGAAACTGGCGATCGTCTCGATCGAAGACAAGAGATTTGCCGAACACAACGGTGTCGACTGGAAAGGCACCCTGACCGGCCTGGCCGGGTACGCCTCCGGCGACGCGGACACCCGCGGCGGGTCGACCATCGAGCAGCAGTACGTCAAGAACTACCAGCTGCTGGTCATCGCCCAGACGGACGCCGAGAAGCGCGCCGCGATCGAGACCACCCCGGCGCGCAAGCTGCGCGAGATCCGGATGGCGCTCACGCTGGACAAGACCTTCACCAAACCGGAGATCCTGACCCGGTACCTCAACCTGGTGTCGTTCGGCAACGGTGCCTTCGGTATCCAGGACGCCGCTCAGACCTACTTCGGAGTGGACGCCTCCGACCTGAACTGGCAGCAGGCCGCGCTGCTGGCCGGCCTGGTGCAGTCGACGAGCGCGCTGAACCCCTACACCAATCCCGACGGTGCGCTGGCCCGGCGCAACCTCGTACTCGACACCATGATCGAGAACCTGCCGGACAAGGCCGACGAGTTGCGGGCCGCCAAGGAACAGCCGCTGGGCATCCTGGCGCAGCCCAACGAACTGCCCCGCGGTTGTATCGCCGCCGGCGATCGCGCCTTCTTCTGCGATTACGTGCAGGAGTACCTGGCTCGGGCCGGCATCAGCAAGGAGCAGCTGGCCAAGGGCGGCTACCTGATCAAGACCACGCTGGATCCCGACATTCAGAATTCGGCCAAGCAGGCCGTCGACTCGTTGGCGGCCCCGGACATCCAGGGCATCGCCAGCGTGATGAGTGTGGTGCTGCCGGGTAAGACGGCCCATCCGGTGGTGGCCATGGTGAGCAACCGCACCTACGGCCTGAACACCGCGGCCGGCGAGACCATGCAGCCGCAACCGTTCTCCCTGGTCGGTGATGGCGCCGGGTCGATCTTCAAGATCTTCACCACCGCGGCCGCGCTCGACATGGGGCTGGGTATCAACGCCACCCTGGACTCTCCGGTGCGCTTCGAGGCCAAGGGCCTGGGCAGCGGCGGCGCCAAGAACTGCCCGCGGGACACCTGGTGTGTGCAGAACGCCGGCAACTACCGGGGCTCGATGAGCGTGACCGACGCGTTGGCGACCTCGCCGAACACCGCGTTCGCCAAGCTGATCTCCCAGGTGGGCGTGCAGCGCACCGTTGACATGGCGGTCAAGCTGGGCCTGCGGTCCTACGCCGAGCCCGGGACCGCCCGGCCGTACGACCCGGAGAGCAACGAGAGCCTGGCCGACTACATCAAGCACTACAACCTCGGCTCGTTCACGCTGGGCCCGATTGCGGTCAACGCCTTGGAGCTGTCCAATGTGGCGGCCACCCTGTCCTCCGGCGGGGTGTGGTGCCCACCCAACCCGATCGACAAGCTCTATGACCGGCACGGCAACGAGGTCGCGGTGACCACCGAAACCTGCGACCAGGTGGTCCCCGAAGGTCTGGCCAACACCTTGTCCAACGCTCTGAGCAAGGACGACGTCAGCGGCACCGCCGCCGGGTCGGCCAGTTCGGCCGGGTGGACCCTGCCGATGTCCGGCAAGACCGGTACCACCGAGGCGCACCGGTCGTCGGGCTTCCTTGGTTACACCAACCACTACGCGGCGGCCAACTACATCTACGACGACTCCCCCAACCCGTCGGATCTGTGCTCGTGGCCGCTGCGCCAGTGCGGCGACGGCAACCTCTATGGCGGTAACGAGCCGGCCAAGACCTGGTTCACCGCGATGCTGCCGATCGCCCAGAGCTTCGGGGACGTGGCGCTGCCACCGACCGATCCGCGTTATGTGGACGGGGCGCCGGGCTCCAAGGTGCCCAGCGTCGCCGGTCTGACCGTGGACACCGCCCGCGAGCGGCTCAAGAGCGCCGGCTTCCAGGTGGCCGATCAGCCCACCCCGGTCAACAGCGCGGCACCGGCCGGCAGCGTGGTGGGCACGTCGCCGGGCGGGCAGACGGTGCCGGGCTCCATCGTGACGATCCAGACCAGCAACGGCATCCCGCCGGCCCCGCCGCCGCCACCTCCCGGTGCGCCGCCAGGTCTCGACGGCCTGCCGCCACCCCCTGCGGTGACCGTGGTCGAGATTCCGGGCCTACCGCCGATCACGGTGCCGCTCTTGGCGCCGCCGCCACCCTGA
- a CDS encoding potassium transporter Kup gives MTDAVPTTVEPVGHQLRTGLVIGALGVVFGDIGTSPIYTLQTVFDPGDPHPVSINPDNIYGIVSLVFWSVMIIVTVTYVLLVMRADNHGEGGVMALITLISPLSGARRTTTVRALVTIGILGAALFFGDSMITPAISVLSAVEGLKVVSPGLAGWVVPITAIIIIGLFSVQRRGTAVVGRFFGPVMVLWFVAIGVCGAWGIGAHPQILRALSPTYALGFMAGHFHIAFFALAAVVLSVTGAEALYADLGHFGRPSISLAWIVLVLPACVLSYFGQGALLLGNQSVVNAPFFLLAPSWAQLPMIVLATAATVIASQSVITGAYSVTSQAAQLGYLPRLRVAHTSASSIGQIYVPWINGFLMVAVLILVFAFRSSSALAYAFGMAVTGTITITTLLFFYIARTRWRWPLWVVVIGGGLLLTVDLLFFSANLTKLVHGAWLPLLIGVCAFTVMTTWAKGQGIVATIRDGAQGSLRQFVAALTGRTPRLRRIPGTAVFLDRGGLTAPIAMRANVKHNHVLHEHVIILSLATVPVPRVADSDRISVDDLGDRTDGIFFVSAKLGYMERPNVPAIPRLIDPSLTEGPIDIDQVSYFLSKIDLVAGAGTELPPWRKRLFIATSYVAADAAAYFQLPLQRTVVMGERVEI, from the coding sequence ATGACGGACGCGGTCCCCACCACCGTGGAGCCGGTGGGCCATCAGCTGCGCACGGGCTTGGTGATCGGTGCGCTGGGTGTGGTCTTCGGCGACATCGGCACCAGCCCGATCTACACCCTGCAAACCGTCTTCGATCCGGGCGATCCGCACCCGGTCAGCATCAATCCCGACAACATCTACGGGATCGTCTCGCTCGTGTTCTGGTCGGTGATGATCATCGTGACCGTCACCTACGTGCTGCTGGTGATGCGGGCCGACAACCACGGCGAGGGCGGCGTCATGGCGCTGATCACGCTGATCAGCCCGCTGTCGGGCGCTCGGCGCACCACAACCGTCAGAGCACTGGTCACCATCGGGATCCTGGGTGCGGCGTTGTTCTTCGGCGACAGCATGATCACCCCCGCGATCTCGGTGCTCTCGGCCGTCGAAGGCCTCAAGGTGGTCAGCCCCGGCCTGGCCGGCTGGGTGGTTCCCATCACCGCGATCATCATCATCGGCCTGTTCTCCGTGCAGCGCCGGGGCACTGCGGTGGTAGGACGCTTCTTCGGTCCGGTGATGGTGCTCTGGTTCGTGGCAATCGGCGTGTGCGGGGCATGGGGCATCGGCGCCCACCCGCAGATCCTGCGGGCACTGTCGCCGACGTACGCGCTCGGGTTCATGGCCGGCCACTTCCACATCGCCTTCTTCGCGCTGGCCGCGGTCGTGCTGTCGGTGACCGGTGCGGAAGCTCTCTACGCCGATCTGGGGCACTTCGGCCGGCCGTCGATCAGTCTGGCGTGGATCGTGCTGGTGCTACCAGCCTGCGTGCTGAGCTATTTCGGGCAGGGCGCCCTGCTGCTGGGCAACCAGAGCGTGGTCAACGCGCCGTTCTTCCTGCTGGCTCCGAGCTGGGCGCAGCTGCCGATGATCGTGCTGGCCACCGCTGCGACGGTGATCGCCTCGCAGTCGGTGATCACCGGCGCCTACTCGGTGACCTCCCAGGCCGCCCAGCTGGGCTACCTGCCGAGGCTGCGGGTGGCACACACGTCCGCATCGTCGATCGGGCAGATCTACGTCCCGTGGATCAATGGCTTCCTGATGGTGGCGGTGCTGATCCTGGTGTTCGCGTTCCGCAGTTCCTCGGCGTTGGCCTACGCCTTCGGAATGGCGGTCACCGGGACCATCACCATCACCACGCTGTTGTTCTTCTACATCGCCCGTACTCGCTGGCGCTGGCCGCTGTGGGTGGTAGTGATCGGCGGCGGGCTGCTGCTGACCGTGGACTTGCTGTTCTTCAGCGCCAATCTGACGAAGCTCGTCCACGGGGCTTGGTTGCCCCTGTTGATCGGCGTGTGCGCGTTCACCGTGATGACGACGTGGGCCAAGGGGCAGGGAATCGTCGCCACGATCCGCGACGGCGCCCAAGGGTCGCTACGGCAGTTCGTTGCCGCCCTCACCGGGCGTACCCCACGATTGCGCCGCATTCCGGGCACCGCGGTGTTCCTGGACCGTGGTGGGCTCACCGCCCCAATTGCCATGCGCGCCAACGTCAAACACAACCACGTTCTGCACGAGCACGTCATCATCTTGTCGCTGGCCACGGTTCCGGTGCCGCGGGTGGCCGATTCCGACCGGATCAGCGTCGACGATCTGGGTGATCGCACCGACGGTATCTTCTTCGTCTCCGCGAAGCTGGGCTACATGGAGCGGCCCAACGTGCCGGCGATTCCGCGGCTGATCGACCCGTCACTGACCGAGGGACCGATCGACATCGATCAGGTCTCCTACTTCCTGTCCAAGATCGACCTGGTCGCCGGGGCGGGCACCGAACTTCCGCCGTGGCGCAAGCGGCTGTTCATCGCCACGTCTTACGTCGCGGCCGACGCCGCGGCGTACTTCCAACTCCCGCTGCAGCGCACCGTCGTCATGGGTGAGCGCGTCGAGATCTGA
- the cds1 gene encoding L-cysteine desulfhydrase Cds1 — MSKVAVHSQPRGWVNDAIRLIEADARRSADTHLLRYPLPSSWSDRVDVQLYLKDESTHITGSLKHRLARSLFLYGLCNGWIGEGTTVVEASSGSTAVSEAYFAALLGLPFVAVMPASTSPAKTALIESQGGRCHFVDHPGEVYTEAQRIAEETGGHYLDQFTNAERATDWRGNNNIAESIYDQMREESHPIPSWIVVGAGTGGTSATIGRYIRYRRHATKLCVVDPENSAFFPSYTEGRRDIVMAGSSRIEGIGRPRVEPSFLPEVVDRMELVPDAASVAAAHHVSRVLGRRVGPSTGTNVWGAFSLLSEMVARGASGSVVTLIADSGDRYADTYFDPVWLAGHNLEPSQHAGVLAEFERSSGWS, encoded by the coding sequence ATGAGCAAGGTCGCCGTCCACAGCCAGCCGCGAGGCTGGGTGAACGACGCCATCCGGTTGATCGAGGCTGACGCGCGCCGCAGCGCCGACACCCATCTGCTGCGCTATCCGCTGCCGTCGTCGTGGAGCGACCGGGTGGACGTGCAGCTGTACCTCAAGGACGAATCGACCCACATCACCGGCAGCCTCAAGCACCGGCTGGCCCGTTCGCTGTTCCTCTACGGCCTGTGCAACGGATGGATCGGTGAAGGCACCACCGTCGTCGAGGCGTCATCGGGTTCCACCGCGGTGTCGGAGGCCTACTTCGCTGCCCTCCTCGGCCTACCGTTCGTTGCGGTGATGCCGGCCTCGACCAGCCCGGCCAAGACCGCGCTCATCGAATCCCAGGGCGGGCGTTGCCATTTCGTCGATCATCCGGGCGAGGTGTACACCGAGGCGCAGCGCATCGCCGAGGAGACCGGCGGGCACTATCTGGACCAGTTCACCAACGCCGAGCGAGCCACCGACTGGCGGGGCAACAACAACATCGCCGAGTCGATCTACGACCAGATGCGCGAGGAGTCCCACCCGATCCCGTCGTGGATCGTGGTGGGCGCCGGCACGGGTGGCACCAGCGCAACGATCGGGCGCTACATCCGCTACCGGCGGCACGCCACCAAACTCTGCGTGGTGGATCCGGAGAATTCGGCGTTCTTCCCGTCGTATACCGAGGGCCGCCGCGACATCGTCATGGCGGGGTCCTCCCGAATCGAGGGAATCGGGCGGCCGCGGGTGGAACCGTCGTTCCTGCCGGAGGTGGTCGACCGGATGGAACTCGTGCCCGACGCCGCCTCGGTGGCCGCTGCGCACCACGTCTCGCGGGTGCTGGGCCGCCGTGTTGGGCCGTCGACGGGAACCAACGTCTGGGGGGCGTTCAGCCTGCTGTCCGAGATGGTGGCCAGGGGCGCGAGCGGGTCGGTGGTCACCCTGATCGCCGACAGCGGCGACCGCTACGCCGACACCTACTTCGACCCGGTGTGGCTAGCGGGTCACAACCTCGAGCCGAGCCAGCACGCGGGCGTGCTGGCCGAGTTCGAACGCTCCAGCGGCTGGTCCTGA